The sequence ACATCACCGGCCTGGACGTCCTGCACGGCCTGCGGCAGATCGACCAGGACGCCGTCGTGATCATGATGACGGCGTACAGCACGATCGAGACGGCGGTGGAGGCGATCAAGCTCGGGGCGTTCAACTACATCGCCAAGCCGTTCCAGATGGAGGAGCTGCTGGTCACGGTCGACAAGGCGCTGGAGACGACGCAGCTCCGGCGTGAAGTGCGTGAGCTGCGCCGCCATCTGCGCGAGGAATTCGGCATCAACGCCATCATCGGGCAGGATGCGTCGATGCTGCGACTCTTCGAGACGATCAAGCAGGTAGCCCGCACCGGCGTGTCCACGGTCTTTCTGCGCGGCGAAACCGGGACGGGCAAGGACCTCGTGGCGCGCGTGATCCATCACAACTCCGACCGCGCGACCAACCCGTTCGTGAACATCACCTGTACCGCGCTGTCCGAATCACTGCTAGAGAGCGAATTGTTCGGACATGAGCGCGGGGCGTTCACCGACGCGAAGCTGCAGAAAAAGGGGCTGCTCGAAATGGCCGAGGGCGGGACGGTCTTCCTCGATGAGGTCGGCGATATGCCCGCCGCGCTGCAGGCCAAGCTGCTCCGTTTTCTCGAGGAGCGCAAGTTCCGGCGGGTCGGCGGCACGAAGGAGATCGGCGTCGATGTCCGCGTAATCGGGGCGACCAATCGCGACCTCGAAAAGGCCATCGAACAAGGGCAATTCCGCCGCGATCTGATGTACCGGCTGAACGTGGTGACGATCACGCTGCCGCCGCTGCGGGCGCGCGGCGACGATGTGCGGCTGCTGGCACAGCACTTCATGGCGCGGTTTGCGCAAGAGTTCAAGAAGCCGGTCGCGCAGCTTACGGATGACGTGCTGGAGATGTTGCGGAGCTACGGTTGGCCGGGCAACGTGCGCGAGCTGCGCAACGTGATCGAGCGGGCGGTGCTGCTGTGCAAAAACAACACGATCACGCGTGATGATCTCGTGCTCGGCCGCACGGAGCACCAGCCGTGGGAGTGGGACATCGAGAACATGGCCCTGCCGCCGGAGGGCTTCGACTTTGACAAACTCCGCCGGCTGGAAAGCCACCTGCTGCGACAGGCGCTGGATCGCACCAACAGCAACCAGACGCAGGCGGCGAAGCTGCTGAATCTCTCGCGCGACCGGCTGCGGTATCGGCTGCAGAAGCATGGGCTGCTGTAGGAAGCGGTCAGCACTCAGCGGTCGGCTTTCAGCCGGATTAGGCACGGAGGCAGGCAGGGGAGGGATCCAGGGAACGAGGGATCAAGGGATCGAGGGTCGAGAGGGAACAGGGAACTGGGGACAGGGAACAGGTAACGGAGCCCGAAGCGCCAGCGAGGGCCCG is a genomic window of Phycisphaerae bacterium containing:
- a CDS encoding sigma-54-dependent Fis family transcriptional regulator → MSVRVLIVEDESLIRWSLRQKFEERGYQVLEAETGQAALDAFEEGLFDLIMLDYKLPDITGLDVLHGLRQIDQDAVVIMMTAYSTIETAVEAIKLGAFNYIAKPFQMEELLVTVDKALETTQLRREVRELRRHLREEFGINAIIGQDASMLRLFETIKQVARTGVSTVFLRGETGTGKDLVARVIHHNSDRATNPFVNITCTALSESLLESELFGHERGAFTDAKLQKKGLLEMAEGGTVFLDEVGDMPAALQAKLLRFLEERKFRRVGGTKEIGVDVRVIGATNRDLEKAIEQGQFRRDLMYRLNVVTITLPPLRARGDDVRLLAQHFMARFAQEFKKPVAQLTDDVLEMLRSYGWPGNVRELRNVIERAVLLCKNNTITRDDLVLGRTEHQPWEWDIENMALPPEGFDFDKLRRLESHLLRQALDRTNSNQTQAAKLLNLSRDRLRYRLQKHGLL